The window AAGGTTAGAATTAGAGCTTGAGTTGGGGTTAGgattgggatttggggttgaGATTAGGATTGGGGTTAAGACtggggttaggattagggttgGGATTAAGGTTGGGGCTTGGGTTGGATTTTGGTAAGGGTTATTGTTGGGATTAAGATCAAGTTAGGCTCGGCGGGCTGGGAGCACCCACACCTCCCCATGGCAGTGTGCAGGACCCAACCCCACAGCTCACAGAAGGGATTCCAGGGGATCacaaccccaaacccacctcATCCCCCCCGTCCTTACCGGAGAGGATGTTGTGGAACGCCGTCTCCACGTTGGTGGAGTCCAGAGCCGACGTCTCGAGGAAGGAGAGCCCATTCCTCTCTGCAACGACGGGGAGGGCTCATGGGGTGCAACCATGGAATGGCTGAGGTCGGAGGGcaccttaaagcccacccaccTCCAACCCCCCTCCATGGGCTGGTTGTGCCCCCACAGATTAGGCTGCCCgtggccccatccaacccggcctcCATGACAGCGCTGCGACGTGTGCTGGGATCAacagggggatggggggatacCTGCAAAGCTCCGGGCCTCGTCGGTGGGCACGGCGCGCAGGTGCCGCAGGTCGCTCTTATTGCCCACCAGCATGATGACGATGTTGGCGTCGGCGTGGTCCTgcagctccgccagccagcGCTCGGCGTTCTCATACGTCAGATACTTGGCGATGTCGTACACCAGCAGCGCTCCCACCGCCCCGCGGTAGTACCTGGGGGGCAGCGATGGGGCAGAGCGGGGTCAGCCCCCCAGGTTATGGGGTacgggagcggggcggggggacaCTCACGCGGAGGTGATGGCGCGGTACCGCTCCTGCCCGGCCGTGTCCCAGATCTGCGCCTTCACCGTCTTGTTGTCCACCTGGATGCTCCGGGTGGCGAACTCCACCCCGATGGTGCTCTTGCTCTCCAGGTTGAACTCGTTGCGGGTGAAGCGGGACAGCAGGTTGCTCTTCCCCACGCCGGAGTCCCCAATGAGCACCACTGGGGTGTAAGGAGCGCAGCGTCAGTCCCCCCCAAAGCATCGCCATCCGCAGCCCAACTTGAGTGGGGAACCACCAGAACCCAACGCGAATGGGGACCGCCAGCCAGCAGTTATTGGGATCAGCCCAACGAGGGGCTCCGGGTGGGGACCCCATTAACACAGCGGGGGGCTCCAGCCCATCTCCAGCCCCGAGGGCACCCAAATGAGGACCCAAAGAGGGGGGCTCCAGCCCATCTCCAGCCCCGAGGGCACCCAAATGAGGACCCAAAGAGGGGTCCGGATGCATCACCCCGAGCCGGGAAGTGCCGGTGTGGGCCGGGTGAGCGCCTCGTCGGCACCGACCCCATAGAATGTGGCAGAACAGGTTCTGGGACATTGATGGTGTTTCTCCCCTATCAAGTTCGTCGAGTTGGTGACTCACCGggctttgattttatttacttttcattcCCCAACTGCCTGTGTCATTCCTTCTCCAACACCCAGATGGAATCGAGCCGGGGAGGGGGGACGGGACTCACAGGGACTGACCCACAGCCTCGCTCACCACAGTGGGGCCGAGCAGCCCCCCAGCACGGGGACAGCGGGGAAACGGGGCTCAGTGAGCAGCAGAAGGCACTGAAAGCAGTGGGGTGCTCGGGGAGACCCCCAGAACGACCCCGGAGAGGAATTCCCCCGGGTGGGTGTGTGTGGTGGTGGGGCTGCCCGGCCCGGCAGGGGGGGCTGACTCACGGTGGGGAGGGGTCAACCCCCGCTGGTGCTGCTCAGGGGGGGTTTGGTGGCTGCCCCCTGCCCTggtcctgctgccagcacccccGGTGCTGCCCCCTGGGAAGTCCCATCCCTGTCTCCACGCCCAGTCCCGTTCCTGtgcccattcccatccccatccccatctccatcccccatccaaccacaaccccatccccaacccaacccaacccaaccccattCCCAACTCAATCCCAtccccaatcccatccccaaCCCTATCCTCGTGCCCAActccaaccccaatcccaaccccatcccagtgcccaaACCCCAACCTCAACCCCTTCCCCAACCCCGCCCCGTCCCCCCACACACCCTTGAAGAGGAAGTCGTACTCCTCATCCTTGCCCCGCATCCTGCACAGTGCCGCGGCCGCACTGAGAACAGTGGGGATttccgccccgctccgccccgggGGAGCAGCCCCGCGCTCCCATTGGTCCCTCAGCCCTCTCTCCTCCGCAGCCATTGGCTGTCGGTGCTGCCCGTCACCGCCCAGGTGCTCACCTGGGGGCAGGTGTGGGGGGAAAGCTGCGGGGTGGGAACTGGAATGGGACAGAACGGAGTGGGGAGGAATGGGATGGGAATAGGGATTGGAATGGGAACGGGGATAGGATGGGGATGAGATGAGATGGAGTGGAGTGGTGTGGAAAGGAATGGGACGGGAAAAAGGATtggaatggggatgggagggggggtggggaggggataCAATGGGATGGGGTAGGAACAGGAATTagaatggggatgggaatgggaataaagttggggaggggggtgggataAGATGGAGTGAAATTGAGTCAAAAGGAATGGGATGGGAACAGGAATTGGAATGGGAGTAGGGATGGGATAAGAatagggatgggatgggaatacAGATGGGGTTGGAGATGAGATGAGGATGGGaacagggatggagatgggagggaatggggatGGAAATAGGGTTTGGGATATGGATGCGATGGGGATGGGAACACGGACAGGCTGCATGGGGGCGGGAACCCACGTGGGGCTGTGCGGTGAGCCCAGGTGGGGTACTGGGGACGAATCCACGAGCAGTCAGCaatcccagcccagcacagctgccttcCACAGTCCTTTAATGGCTGTCCAGCACGGAGCAGCGCCGGGTGAGCGGTGGGGCCGCGGGCTGCGTTTTGCTGTCGGACCGACCCACGACACACCGAGATGGGGACAGAGGCGCGCGGGGTGGGCACAGCTGCTTCCCCCCTCGGGGCTCTTTCTTAGGGCCCCGTCGGGCTCGGGATGCAGCGACCCCCGAGCGGTTCCCAGCGGGGATGGAGAGCGGTGGGGTTGGGCACATCCGTGGTGCGGGGCACAGGGACGGGGCGCGACGGCCCCGCGGCAGTAACGGCACAACGGCAGCAGCTCCCGCggagaggcggcggcggcggcggcactTCAGCGCTTCTGCGCCGCGGGGACGGACCGACACCGCGCAGAGCTGCACCGACGCTCCGCGCTGCTTACGGCAGAGCGCGGCCACGCTCCGGGCTGCCGCCGCGCCGGGACAACGGGCGGCACGGCAGGTCGGCTGCCACCGAGCTGTGCCGGCGGCCGCGAGCCCCGGGACGAGCTCAGATGGCCACGCAGCACGGCCGCTTCTCTGCCTGCGCTGCGGCCGCGCTGTCCGGGCTCTCGCTGCCGAGTGACACCGTGCTGCTttggctgctcctctgcttctgcttctgcacTTTGCCGAAGATCTCTGCGGAAACACGAAGCGGCGCCGGCGCCGCGTCTCCGTGGGGCACCCGCGCGGCTCAGCGCTCGGCAGGCGCAGCGCTGGGCGTCCCCTTCCCCTCCGCGCAGAGGGACGACGTGGGGGATGGCGGCCGCTCTGCGGGGGGAGGCGGTTCTCCCTCCGGTTGCATCCCCGCAGCCGAGGTGGGGAGCGCCCTGCAACTTCCCCGGCTTCCCTCGGCTCCTCTCTGGCCCCGCGGGGATCGGGGCTGGCGGCTCGTGGGGATGGTACAGCACGGCCCAgtatggcacagcatggcaaaGCATGGCatagcatggcacagcatggcacagtaCGGCATGGCAGAGCAAAGCacggcacagcatggcacagctcagcagggcaCAGTACAGAGcctcaaagcacagcacagcacggaACAACTCAGCACAGCACATCACAGCGTGGCACAGTAAGGCACAGCTCAgaatggcacagcatggcatgacatggcacagcacagcatggcacagctcagcatgtc of the Gallus gallus isolate bGalGal1 chromosome 25, bGalGal1.mat.broiler.GRCg7b, whole genome shotgun sequence genome contains:
- the RAB2B gene encoding ras-related protein Rab-11A; its protein translation is MRGKDEEYDFLFKVVLIGDSGVGKSNLLSRFTRNEFNLESKSTIGVEFATRSIQVDNKTVKAQIWDTAGQERYRAITSAYYRGAVGALLVYDIAKYLTYENAERWLAELQDHADANIVIMLVGNKSDLRHLRAVPTDEARSFAERNGLSFLETSALDSTNVETAFHNILSEIYRSAAQRQIAAQPEAQFGPSSAVEPIRVLPTQDGRQAQCCQSI